CCGAGCGACTCCGGTGAGCGGCCCACGAGCAGCAATCGGCCCTCGCCTGCGAGCTCACGGCTGACCATGCGCCCGGTCCTGCCGGTCGCGCCGATCACCACGATCCGTCGCCGCACGCCGTCAGCCTGCCAGGTCGGCTGATGCGAACACGAACTCACGCAGGGTCGGAAATTGAACCGACGTTCTTCCTTTCCCTACACGGCGTAATGGGGCAGGCTACTGTTTGTAGAAAGAGCCTGCGCTCTGTAGCGCAGCACCACACCGAGTACGGAGCACGTATGGCATCCAAGCAGTCACCGAATGCGCACGCGGACCAGAGCTCGGAGACGGGCGCCACGACCCCATCCGGCCCGACGTTCGCCGCCGCTGGGACGTTGGCTGCGACCCTCGGGGGTGGACTGCTCAACTCCCATCAGGCGGACGTGGGGGCCTCCCGGGAGCGGGCCCGCATCCGCCGGCTGAAGCTCTTGGCGGCCGGCCTCTCCGGTCCATTGCTGTTCCTGTGGTGGCGGATCATCGACGGCCGCGGCCTGAACTTCTTCCAAGTGCCGACCCTGACCGAGGACGCCGTCATCTGGGTCCTGCCGATCGTGATCATCCTGGCGATCGGCATCATGGTCGCCATGCCGCTGATGAGCGGCCGATCGCCGCACGCCAGGGTTGCACCCGATCAGATCGAGACCGGCTTCTCTGACGTGGTCGGCCTGGACAATGTGGTCGATGAGGTCACCCGGACGCTCAACACGTTCATGGCCCACAAGGTCTATCGGAGCCAGTTGGGCGGCACCCCTCGCCGCGGGGTGATGTTCGAGGGGCCTCCTGGCACGGGCAAGACCTACCTGGCCAAGGCCATGGCTCACGAGGCCGGCGTCCCCTTCCTGTTCGTCTCCGCAACCTCGTTCCAGTCGATGTGGTACGGCGCGACGGCCCGGAAGGTCCGCAGCTACTTCGCGGCGCTGCGCAAGGCGGCACGCGAGGAGGGTGGGGCCATCGGGTTCATCGAGGAGATCGATGCGATCGCCCAGGCTCGTGGCGGCATGCGGGCCACCAGCCAGCCACTTGCCGCGAACGCGATGAGCGGCGGCTGCCTGCACAGCTCTGCCGAGGCCTTCGGTTCGAACCTCGGCAGCGTCGGTGGACCATCGTCCGGTGGCGGCATGATCACCAACGCCTTCGGCTCCAGCGAGGGCGCATCGGGGGTTGTCAACGAGCTCCTGGTCCAGCTGCAGAGCTTCGACACCCCGCCACGTGGGGTCCGGGTGCGCAATTGGTTCACGGAGAAGCTCAACGCCTTCCTGCCCCACGACCGGCAGATCGCGGCCAAGCCGTCGCCGTACCACAACATCCTGGTCATCGCCGCGACCAATCGTGCCGACGATCTGGACGCCGCGTTGCTGCGGCCCGGCCGCTTCGACAAGCGACTGGCCTTCGAACCGCCGGCCCGACCGCAGCGTCGCGCCCTGCTCGACTACTACCTGGCGAAGAAGGCGCACTCGCCCGACCTCGACACCGAGGAGGCGCGTGAGATGATCACGAGCCAGACCCTCGGCTACACGCCGGTCATGATCGAGAACCTGCTCGACGAGGCACTGGTCGTGTCGCTCAAGGGCGGTCACGACGGCATGACCTTCGACGACCTCCAGCAGGCCCGGCTCGACATCGAGGTGGGGTTGCCGACCCCTGCCCCCTACACCCAGCGGGAACGGCTCCGCGTCGCAACCCACGAGGCCGGGCACGCGGTGATGGCCCACCTCTCCGGCCACCGCCGCCTGGAGATCCTGACGATCGTCAAGCGCAAGTCAGCCCTGGGCCTGCTGGCACACGGGGACACCGAGGAGATCTTCACGCGCACCCGCAAGGAGATGTACGACATGGTCGACATCGCCATGGGTGGGAAGGCCGCAGAGGACATCTGGTTCGGCTCCAGCTCCACCGGTCCGGGCAGCGACCTGGCGGCAGCGACGAAGCTGGCCTGCGAGATCGTCGGGATGCACGGTCTGGGCGACTCGCTGGTAAGCCTGGCTGCGGTGCAGCAGTCATCGCTGTCGGGCACCAACATCGTGGGGCGCGCCCTGAACGACACCGTGGCCCGACCCGAGGTCGACCGCGTGCTGCGCGATGCCTACGACCGCACCCACGCGACCCTGGAGGCCAACCGGCACATCCTGGAGGCCCTGCGGGACGCCCTGCTGGAGCGCGAGGAGCTGATCGGCCGACAGATCACCGACGTGATCACCGCAGCCGGTCCACCCGTGCTCGACGACCTGCGCATCGAGCACAGCCTCGAGACGGAGACACGGCCCGCAGAGGCCTGAGGCGCGTCCGTCGAACGGAACCCCCGGTCAGCTGAGGTAGCGCTTGAACTCGCCCTTGGCGATCGAGCGCTTGTGGACTTCGTCCGGACCATCAGCCAGTCGAAGTGAACGAGCGCCCGCGTAGGCGCGCGCGAGGAAGGTGTCCTGGCACACGCCCATCCCACCATGTGCCTGGATGGCCCGGTCGATCACCCGGCAGGCCATCGACGGGGCGATGACCTTGATGGCCGCGATCTCGGTCCGGGCGGCCTTGTTGCCGACCTCGTCCATCATCCATGCGGCCTTGAGCGTCAGCAGGCGCGCCTGCTCGATCTCGCACCGGCTCTCGGCGATCCAGTTCTGGACGACACCGTGCTCGGAGATCTTGCGGCCGAACGTCTCCCGCTGGGCCACTCGCGTGACCATGGCCAGCAGGGCCCGCTCCGCCAGGCCGATCAGCCGCATGCAGTGATGGATCCGCCCCGGCCCAAGCCGCCCCTGCGCGATGCGGAAGCCATCACCTTCCTCTTGCAGCAGGTTCTCGGCTGGGACTCGGACGTCCTCGAAGGACATCTCCATGTGGCCCTCCGGGTCCACGAACCCGAAGACCTCGAGGTTTCGGTGGATGGTGATGCCCGGCGTGTCGAGCGGGACGATGATCATGGACTGCTGCCGATGGGGGTCGGCGTCAGCGTCGGTGATGCCCATGAAGATGGAGACCTCGCAGTTGTGCCGCCCGGCGTTCGAGGTCCACCACTTGCGGCCGTTGATGACGTAGCTGTCACCGTCACGAGTGATCTCGGACTGGATGTTGCGCGCGTCGGAGGAGGCGACGGCCGGCTCGGTCATCGAGAAGCAGGAGCGGATCTGCCCCTCGAGCAGCGGCATCAGCCAGCGCTCCTGCTGCGCCCGGGTGCCGTACTTGGCCAGCACCTCCATGTTGCCCGTGTCGGGCGCGTTGCAGTTGAAGACCTCGGGCGCCCAGGACACCCGGCCCATCAGCTCGGCCAACGGCGCGTACTCGAGGTTGGTCAGGCCGGCACCGAACTCGCTCTCGGGGAGGAAGAGGTTCCACAGGTCAGCTGCCCTGGCCTTGGCCTTGAGGTCCTCCATGATCTGCGGGTGGTGGTGCGGGTCGCCTGACTCCGCGATCTGTTCGTAGAACAGGCTCTCGTTCGGGAAGACGAACTCGTCCATGAAGTCCGAGATCTGGCCCTGCAGATCCCGCACGCGGTCGGTGGTGCCAAAGTCCATGGCGGTCACCCTACCCCCGCGACATCGCCCGACGACAACCGGCGACGTGCGGACCGTCTAGATCGTCTTGCGCTGCAGTCGGGTGACGTTGCCGTTGAGGGTGGCCTCGAGTTCCGCGACGGCTCGCGGCAGTTCACTGGCCGGCTGGGGCCGCTCGAACAGGTACCCCTGGCCGACATCGCAGGCCATGTCCTGCAGGAGTGCCAGGGCAGCTTCGTCCTCAACACCCTCCGCGACGACGCGGAGGCCCAACTCCCGGGCCATGGAGATCATGGCGCTGGTGAGCGAGCGATCGACGGCATCCACACCCATGTTGGTCACGAAGGCCCGGTCAATCTTCAGCTCCTGCACCTCGAGTCGCTTCATGTGGGCCAGCGAGGAGTACCCGGTGCCGAAGTCGTCGACGGAGAGTTGGATGCCAGCCGCGTTGAAGACCGACAGCGCACCGGACTGTCCGTCCAACTCATCCAGGATCTGCGACTCCGTGATCTCCATGATCACCGCACCCGGGGGCAGGTCGTACTCCTCGACGATGTTGACGATCTCCCACGGCAGGTCAGACCCCTGCAGCGCGGCGTTGGAGAGGTTGATGGCCACGCTGATGTCCATGCCGTCCTCGCGCCACTTGGCGCACTGCTCCACGGCCGTGCGGGTGGCCCACAGCGTCAGGGGTCGGATCAGACCCGTGCGCTCGGCGATGTCGATGAACTCCAGCGGACTGATGAAGCCACGCTGCGCGTGCGGCCAGCGGGCCAGCGCCTCGACACCGACGACGCGGCCGGTCGCCAGCTCCACCTTCGGTTGGTAGGCCAGCCGCAGGTGCTCGTTCTCGATGGCGACGCGCAGCTCGCTGGCAAGCTCAAGGCGGCGGGTGGTCTCGCGGTCACGTTCGAACTCGAACCAGCCTGTGGCCAACTCCTCACGGTAG
The sequence above is a segment of the Euzebya tangerina genome. Coding sequences within it:
- a CDS encoding AAA family ATPase yields the protein MASKQSPNAHADQSSETGATTPSGPTFAAAGTLAATLGGGLLNSHQADVGASRERARIRRLKLLAAGLSGPLLFLWWRIIDGRGLNFFQVPTLTEDAVIWVLPIVIILAIGIMVAMPLMSGRSPHARVAPDQIETGFSDVVGLDNVVDEVTRTLNTFMAHKVYRSQLGGTPRRGVMFEGPPGTGKTYLAKAMAHEAGVPFLFVSATSFQSMWYGATARKVRSYFAALRKAAREEGGAIGFIEEIDAIAQARGGMRATSQPLAANAMSGGCLHSSAEAFGSNLGSVGGPSSGGGMITNAFGSSEGASGVVNELLVQLQSFDTPPRGVRVRNWFTEKLNAFLPHDRQIAAKPSPYHNILVIAATNRADDLDAALLRPGRFDKRLAFEPPARPQRRALLDYYLAKKAHSPDLDTEEAREMITSQTLGYTPVMIENLLDEALVVSLKGGHDGMTFDDLQQARLDIEVGLPTPAPYTQRERLRVATHEAGHAVMAHLSGHRRLEILTIVKRKSALGLLAHGDTEEIFTRTRKEMYDMVDIAMGGKAAEDIWFGSSSTGPGSDLAAATKLACEIVGMHGLGDSLVSLAAVQQSSLSGTNIVGRALNDTVARPEVDRVLRDAYDRTHATLEANRHILEALRDALLEREELIGRQITDVITAAGPPVLDDLRIEHSLETETRPAEA
- a CDS encoding acyl-CoA dehydrogenase family protein, translating into MDFGTTDRVRDLQGQISDFMDEFVFPNESLFYEQIAESGDPHHHPQIMEDLKAKARAADLWNLFLPESEFGAGLTNLEYAPLAELMGRVSWAPEVFNCNAPDTGNMEVLAKYGTRAQQERWLMPLLEGQIRSCFSMTEPAVASSDARNIQSEITRDGDSYVINGRKWWTSNAGRHNCEVSIFMGITDADADPHRQQSMIIVPLDTPGITIHRNLEVFGFVDPEGHMEMSFEDVRVPAENLLQEEGDGFRIAQGRLGPGRIHHCMRLIGLAERALLAMVTRVAQRETFGRKISEHGVVQNWIAESRCEIEQARLLTLKAAWMMDEVGNKAARTEIAAIKVIAPSMACRVIDRAIQAHGGMGVCQDTFLARAYAGARSLRLADGPDEVHKRSIAKGEFKRYLS